CCACCACCCACGCGGATGAATACTCACCACCACCCACGCGTCTGTTACATTGACAGAAAGTTTCTAGTTCCAGCTCCCGGCCGAGATGCCATTTCTCTGCTAACCAGCCTTCTCCTTCTTGCTAAGAGGCAGCAagcaaggagggggaggggaggccagagCCGTGGGAGTTCTCCAGACAAACTTTCCACCCAACCCAGCGCCCTTCCTCTGTCCCCATTTCCCATCTGTTTCCCTGCTCTCCCAGAATCACCCTTCTCTTTTGCTAGCACCCCCCATCCCCAGGCCTTTTAAAGGGATGTGGAATTtcggctgttccctctgctttccCAAAGAGCCAAATTCTTTGATGCCATCCGAGGGAGCTGTCAGGGGGCTAAGATTGATCACCTCATCTCCTCTCGGTCCCTCTGACccacttatttaaaaatcttaccCCAGATcgacttttcattttctgttttgagaTCTAGTTTCCCACCGATTGCTTGGGGCCCTGAGTCTTGTATCCCTTCCCTCCCGTAAATTACAGCACTCCCTAAAGTTCACACTATCTTGATCctctgaaaagaaataaacaacaacaattcCCCCCAGGGGCCAGAAATGGAATATCGTCTCAGTAGTCATTATTTTTTCACCCCCTCCATGTTTAGGGAATTCTACCTTGTCAGGGATATTAATTAATACAATGGCAAAAATGGCAGGGGGATTCCTTGAGGGaaaagccccacctccaccccataCATTGACCTGAGGTTTGAGAGTTCTCTAAGTTGAATCGGTGGCTACCTTGGTTCTTGTTCCTGTTGCTGGATATAGATGCAGATACAGGCTTGAGGCTTGAGTGGGTGGGTGCATATGCATCTTAGACCCTGTCTGTTGGGGGTGTCATATAGGAGTGCAGATGCCTCCAGGTGAGGAGGCAGGTAGACATAGGGGCAGGGGTAGTGCTGCAAACGCTGGGCAGAGAAGGCAACTGAGACCACACAGCTATGTAGGCCAGAGGTGCAAAAGGGCCCCTCACTATCTCTCTCACCCCTCTGTGTCAGCCTAGGAGTGCTTGTCGATTTCCCAAGATTTATCTGTTGTTTTGGGGGGTGGGTTGGGGATAGCTGCTGATGCTTGCAAATCTCTTCCTTGCTGCGCGGTAACACCGACCTTTCCCAAAGGCGAAAGCCTCTTTTTACTACCTCTTCCTCTCACATTGAGATCCTCACTCAGCttctttggggggggggaggggaagagaatgCTGCTGGCCTTGTAAAGAAAGCTTTAATTTactctattaaaaatatttgcagaagagGACGATTTCTCCCTTAGGTTCTCTTGTTTCCTGGGATTCCAGAACCTCCCATCCTCTGAAGGGGATGAGGAAAAGGTTCCTTTAGCTTTTCTGGAGAAAGTGAGTCATGCGGAGAGGGAGTGTAGGACTGGGGAGCTCATGGTGTCCAGGTCATGGTCCTCTACAGTTTTTGAATCAATTAAAGCAAATAACGCTCTCTGTTTTCCACCAGGCCCAGACAAGCGATTGGCCAAGGCCGGTCCCGTGACCATGAATTCCCTGCAATTTCGCCGGAGTCCTGGGTTTAATAGAGAGAGTCCCCATACGCTTGTATTTATCAGCAATATACAATTATAAAggcccaaaattaaaaaaaaaaaaaaagcaaaatcttcCCCTCCCAAAATCGCTCCATCACACAGAcctggggggggggcaggagggggggtCCCTTCCGATCCTCCCTCCTGACGCCCCCCCAGcaggccccctcccccaccattgaAAGCCATGAATTTTGAATTTGAGAGGGAGATTGGGTTTATAAACAGCCAGCCATCGCTCGCCGAGTGTCTGACTTCCTTCCCCGCTGTCTTGGACACATTTCAAACTTCATCAATCAAGGAGTCGACAttaattcctcctcctcctcctttcgaGCAAAccttccccagcctccagcccGGCGCCTCCACCCTTCAGAGACCCGGGAGCCAAAAGCGAGCTGAAGATGGGCCCGCTCTGCCGCCGCCGCCGTTCCCCGCTGCCCCCCTGGCTCCTGAGTTCCCctggatgaaagagaagaaatccgCCAAGAAACCCAGCCAATCCGCCACGTCTCCCCCGGCCGCCTCCTCCGTCCCGGCCTCCGGGGTCGGATCGCCCGCAGGTCGGTAAGCGCGGTAgggatggggtgaggggcagctagaaagaaagggggagaagGAGCGATGGGGGAGGTAGAAAAGCTGGCGAGCCTGTTGGGGTTCCTTGCCCCCGTCGGTTCCAGGGATGAGGAAGCAGAAAAGACCGCTGGGGTTCAGGCCTGGCCGCtgcctgcacttttttttttttttctttctacagcAGATTTTGGAAGCTGGTTGGGGAAGAGCATTTTATTTCTGCTAGAAGAAAGGGATTTGATTGAGGTTCACCTTTATCTGTGTGGAGGAGTGTTGTTGGCTGGGGTCGAATCTGGAGGCAGGAAAAGATTCGGTCCCATCTACCCCAGCTCtaggagaagagggagaatttGAGACCTAGGGAGCTAGGGAGGAAAGGAGGTGAGGAACAATCTTTCTTTATGAACCCTCTCCCCAGGCTGAGTTGGAAAGTGCCGAAATTAGGGGTCCATTCAGAGGACCTGGGAGGGGGCTCTGAGGTTCTGGGGGAGAAAGGGAACAGCTTCCTACCCCATGCGTGGCTCGTGGGCGGCTCTCTGAATGCTTTGCCCTGACCCGGGCCGAGTCTGGAGGCGAGACAGGGACGGGAAAGAAGGCCAGAGCCTTGGGAGCGAGCCGCTTTGGTAAGCGGTAAGGGCGGGGGTGCTGCTGCTATTGTTTTGGGCTGATGGGGTGGTTTTTATTTCAACCAAGTCGAGGTTGGGCTAAGGACACGGCCAGCGTTGACGCCCAGCCCGCTTTCCCTGCAGATGGGCCGGGACTGCAGGAGGCCGCGGGCGGCGGGGCGCGCAGGCTGCGCACTGCTTACACCAACACGCAGTTGCTGGAGCTGGAGAAGGAATTCCACTTTAACAAGTACCTGTGCCGGCCGCGCCGCGTGGAGATAGCGGCCTTGCTGGACCTCACCGAGAGGCAGGTcaaagtgtggttccagaatAGGCGCATGAAGCACAAGCGGCAGACGCAGCGCCGAGAGCCGCCCGACGGGGAGCCAGCCTGCGCCGGCGCGCCGAAGGACACCGGCGAGCCCGCCGAGGAGCCCGTGGCCAGCCCGGGCCGCCCCACCGCCTCGCAGGCGGTTCGGGAAGCCTGCTGTCACCCGCCCGAGGTCGCGCCGGGGCCTCCTAGCGCCTCGGGACCCCGGCCTTTGGCAGCTCGCGTGGAGGACGCGGGCGCGCGGAGGCCGGGCGGCGCGCTGCGCGGGGCGGGAGGGCTGGGGTCGGAGCCGTTGCCAGAAGACGTCTTCCCGGAGCGACAGGATTCACCTTTCCTGCCCGACCTCAGCTTCTTCGCGGCCGACTCCTGTCTCCAGCTGTCCGGAGgcctctcccccagcctccaggGCTCGCTTGACAGCCCGGTTCCCTTTTCCGAAGAAGAGCTGGACTTCTTCACCAGCACCCTCTGTGCCATCGACCTGCAGTTCTCCTAATAACCCGCTTCCTCCTCCCGGCCCTCGACCCCCGCCCCCCTCGGCTGCCGAGGATCCCCTCCCCAAGCCGTGTAGACTTCTTTATGTGTTTTGCTAAAATTCAGGTATTATTGAATTACCGTTTaatccatttcctttcttctctctttaaaatattgGGCACTCGGGcgtcttttaaaaatcacacagaaaaaatcCGTTTGGTAGAGTCCTTCCAACGAAATCTCAGGAATAATTAAACTCTGGCGCGGTGGCGGGGGGGTGCTTTCTTAAAAGGAACTAGAGGaacttattttcctctttttttttaagttttagatcgtagattatttattaaaattctttaataataggaaaagggaaaagtatTTATTGTACATTATTTTCATAGattaaataaatgtctttatgATACGAAAACGAGTGTTTGTGTTGGGACCCAGCCCCTTTCCTCCCCGCACCCCCTAGGCCGGCCCTCACTCCCTCAGGACCAGCGCCAGGTTTGTCTGGCCCTGGGCCGACTAAGCCCGGATGGTACAAAAGGGGTCCTATTTGGCCGCCCGCAGCTCTGACGAGAGTGGGCGTTTGTTGCCACCCCGTAACAGATAACCTTTGGCTCTGCTTAAAAATAAAGGTAGGGGGAGAGGGTGCGCTGCCGACTGAAGTGGGTGCCAAGAGAAGAGGCTTCGGGGTCGCGGTGGGAGGCGCAGAGGTTCAGCTAGATTGGGAGGGGTCCTAGGGTTTCCTAGGCTTCTCGCCTCTGCCCCAAGCGGGGTGGAGGAGCTTTTCCCAGGACGCCTGGGGACCCGACTCCTGGGGTCGTGGGCAGGGCCAAGTAGTGGAGTGCGGTCGGGAGTTTTCTTGGGAAGCAGCGCCTGTGCCCAGGGATGGTAACTGTCCTCCAAGTGGACAAGAAAGGAGACCGGGTGGAAAATGTAGCGGGGTCCGGGCACCAATGCTCTTCGGGCCCCTCAGTCACCCTAA
This sequence is a window from Pseudorca crassidens isolate mPseCra1 chromosome 19, mPseCra1.hap1, whole genome shotgun sequence. Protein-coding genes within it:
- the HOXB2 gene encoding homeobox protein Hox-B2, encoding MNFEFEREIGFINSQPSLAECLTSFPAVLDTFQTSSIKESTLIPPPPPFEQTFPSLQPGASTLQRPGSQKRAEDGPALPPPPFPAAPLAPEFPWMKEKKSAKKPSQSATSPPAASSVPASGVGSPADGPGLQEAAGGGARRLRTAYTNTQLLELEKEFHFNKYLCRPRRVEIAALLDLTERQVKVWFQNRRMKHKRQTQRREPPDGEPACAGAPKDTGEPAEEPVASPGRPTASQAVREACCHPPEVAPGPPSASGPRPLAARVEDAGARRPGGALRGAGGLGSEPLPEDVFPERQDSPFLPDLSFFAADSCLQLSGGLSPSLQGSLDSPVPFSEEELDFFTSTLCAIDLQFS